TCCGATCTGGGACGCCGCGCTTGGTTGCGATGTACCGATCGCCGGTCTCGCGGGAGAGAGCCTCAACCTCAAGATCGCTGCGGGTACGCCGAGCGGCAAGTGCCTGAAGGCGAAGGGAAAGGGAATCAACAGGATGGACGGGGGGCGAGGGGACCTCTTCGTTGTTCTGAAGGTCGAAATCCCCGATGCGAGCTCGGGCCCGCTTCAGAAGGCGTTCCGAGATCTGAAGAGCAGGTTCGGGTCCTAGTCCTCGTCGGGCAGATCTAGGAGGCGCCGGACACGCCGGCGCTCTTCGAATGCACGGAAGCGGGCCAGCATGAAGCCCAGCCAGAGTGCGCCGTTCTCCTCGAGGCAGTTGTCGTCGTCAGCCGGCCTGGTCGGCTCCAGCTCGCCGCGTCCGAACATCCTACCTCCCCGATGGAAGGCAATCGTCCACCTGTCGACGACGACGTCAGCCGTCATGTGATTTCCGCGCGTGTCCGAATTCTGCGCGCTGCTTCACGCAGGCGGTCTTCGGCCTCTCTATGGGCGACAATTTTTGCCTCATCGGTCGTACGGAATGAGGCGCCGTCGGCAATGTCCGCCATGACTTCGATGATCTCGACGGCTTCCTCGAACGACGCGATCGAGGCCAACTTCGCCGCTCGATCGGCCGCCCGCTTCTCCCTTTCGGCGAGGGCTTCCGTCGCCGCCCCCTCTGTCAGGCGGAAGCGGAGATCCGAAAGCTCACCCGGATCCTCCGGATCGATTTCGCGCAGGTGGCGGACGAAGACGCGCGGATCTGCATCGCATTTCCTGAAACGCTCCTCCCGCGCGGCCGCTACTGCTTTCGTGAAGCCGTTGGCACGCTCTTCGCGAAGCTGCTTTAGCTCCGCGAGCGCAGGCGAAAAATTGTTCCAAAGCCTCATGACGGCTTCGTCGAGATAGCTTCGCTGCAGAGGAGAGAGGCGGTCGCGTGCGTCTCCGCTCATTGGTGGCGCAGCATTGAGGCTCAAGAGCGGCGCGAGGGTGCGGCCGAGATATTCCTCATCGATCTCCGGCCGGGTGGCCGTCTGCGTCGCCACCTCCATCTCAGGCAGGCTCCTTGGCTTGGGCCCTGGCAGCCTGGATCAAGGCATCGCAATAGGCGCTCGATGCGGCGACGCCCTCCCGGAAGCCCTGGAGATAAGCATCGGGCTGCTTCAGGTCAGCCCCTTCGAGCTCGGGCCTCGCCGCGTGCGAGGTAACCTGCTGGGTGATCGCGGTCATCATCCGCTCATTGAGGCCGGCATCCGCCTTAACGGCGAAGCCGAAGGCGCCTACGGCCGACGGCATCGTCGGATGATGACCGCGGCTCTCGGGTCCAATCGTATACCGGAGATACGGGAGAATGCGCTCTGCCGCCTTCTCAAGGCTCTCGATCCGTTTCCTCATCGCCACCAAAGTCCCGATCAGAGGATCTGCGACCGCGTCGGCTTCGACCTTTGCGATGGCCTCAGAATCGGTCGCCCCTTCCCCGCGCAGATAAACGCCGCAGGGGTGGGTGAAGAGCCAAACCGAGGTGCTCTTCCCATTGGGGCCGACAACGTCGAAGTGCGACGCGACGCTCCAGCCGTCCTGACGAAGGCGATCGAGGATTGGATTTGAGAAGATCCCGGTTGTGGCCGCCGGCGTCGTAGTCAGGGCATCATGCTGCATGGAGGGTAGCTTCCGGTTGACGGGGCGCGATCGCGGCCCTTGTTCTCGCGATGGCCGCTTGGCGCGCGGCCGGTGTGCTGATCGTTTTATCGATGAGGTCACGGAGCTTCTGGCCGTCCAATCGACGCCAGCTGCGCGGCAGGAAGGGGCGCACGCGGTCCATTGCCTGGCTTGCGAGCCAAGCCTTCATTTCCGGCGTCGGCGTTCCGACCGCCGCGAGCTCTTCCCCCGCCTTGTGGGCTGCCTGAATGCGTAGGAGAAGTGCTTCGAGGTCCTCGATCTCGAATGTCCTCACAAACTCCAGAACAGCAGGGAGGTGATCCGCCGGTGGGTCACCGTTGTCGACGCCTTTTAGTTGTTGGATCGCTAAGCGGTAGCCGGTCTGCTCGCAAAGGTGCAGGACCAGCTCCAGCGTGCTCCGTCCCGCCGGCGAGGAAAGCCCAAGGATCAACGAGCGCCCAACGGCTGCGTCGCCGGCATACGACGCCACGCAATGGAGCATCTCCCGGCCCTCCGCGAAGAACTGCTCGGTCGTGACCAGAGGCGTGATGGTAACCTCGCCGAAACGCTTCGGCTCCGAGATGAGATGCGGATAGAGCTGCGCGGTCAGCTCCTCGATCACTTCCGTGTCGGGCATGCATTGCGTCCGCGCCCAATCATTGTCTCGCCTTTCGGCGTCGGACAGGGCGCGTGAAACCAGGTGCCAATCGCGGTCGAGTTTGTCGAGCCCATCGAGGTCGCGGTTTTCCGGGAAGACGACCTCCAGACCAGCCTTGCGGGCCCAGATCAGCTCGATTCCCGTCGCCGTTGCGATCTGGCCGCTGATCCAGCGGAAGACGCTGGGCACGTTGCTCGCTTTTACGCTGCTAAGCACGCCCCGCTCATCGCGATAGCAATTGACCACGCGGGTGAAGCCAGGCGCGTCGACCTCAGCGAAGTTGCTTGCCATCCAAGCGAGCGTTTTGAAATCGCGTCCAGATGGGACGGGCGCATGAGCGTTCGCCGACAGAAGCTTCTCGTAGGCGTGCACGCCCTGTTCCAAAGCTTCGTAACGGAAGCCGTGGGTGAGCCTGACTCCAACCAGTGCCTTCAACGTCTTCCGGTGTAACCCCTTCAGCCCGAACAGGGTCTGAATGAAGCTCGCCAGCGGCTTCCTGGCCCGGAAGCCGGCCTGGACGGGCCCATAGAGAAGATGTCGCCATTCCAGCCAAGGAAGCGTTTTCCTCAGTTCCTGGGCCAGCTGATAGTCGGTGGCGTTCCACCCAGCGCGGGCCCTGAAGAAACCGACAGCGCCAAGCCTGTCGGCAAACGGGCGCTGACTGCGTGCAGCATGATCGATGATCGCGCTGGCGAATGACCGACGAAAGCGGGCGAGCGCGGCGCGCTCCCCCCGCATCAGCATGACTTTGACCGTCTCGCCGAACCCGGTGAAGCGTTCGATATCGAGCGGGGGACGCATGCTCATTCCGAGGACGAATAGGTTCTCGTCCGGCGTCAGGTCTGGAAACTTCTCCTGCTGGTTTTGAGTAAGCGCTTGCGTGACCAGGGAGCGAAGCACGGCGTCGCCTTCCTCGCTAAGAGGAACCGGCAGTTGCTCAGCGTCAGGGAGGAAGAGCTCGCGCGTGACGGTGCCGAGGTCGTCCATTGCGACGAAGAAGTGGAACCGCGTGCCGTGCGTCTCGTCCGCCCTCTGCGGAACGCGGACGACAAGAGCGCTATGCCAACCGGTGTCCCGCCCCGCGACGAAGCGCAAGGACCAAGTCTGGAGAACATTGCCGAGGTCCGTGGCGATGCGCTCGTGCTCGACTGGATCTTTGGAAAACCGGCGGTTGGAGACCCGGCGCAGACCAGCGCGCGAGGCAACCGCCTTCGGCATGTTGCCGAGGACGACCACCTTTTGCGACTTCCGGTTGACGAGTGCGTGCGCGATCCCGATGGCCGAGGCCTTGTCGACGACTCTGTGCCCGACGGTCTTCCGATAGAGGTACATCGCCTCGACGCGGATTGGTTCAGAAGGAAGCGGATGGGCAGCGGCGACAGCGCGGCATTTCGCAATCAGCGGGTGACCGGGCTTCGACGGGGCCCCCTCCAGCAGATTGTCGAGATGCTCACGCAGACCAACCAGACGCTCAAGGCGCTGGGAGGACGGCGTTAGGATGGCGACTGACTCGCGCATGAGACGAACAAGGACCCCAAAGAACGAAATCCTTCGTAGCTGAAGGGCGCGAAGGATTCGATTCGCAATTCATACCCGATCCACGGATTTGTTCTTCATTGGTGACACCAACGCGTAGATGCTCTGAGCCCAGGCCGCCTTGAACGCCGTCTCTGCGTCATCCATCGTCGCTGCGAGTTCGTTCGTACCGGAGAAGGACCACCTGACGCCGCCACCCTTCTCCGGTTTGAGCCAGCCTACCTCGGCTCCATCAAAGGAGATCGACCAGCCTCTGCCTCTGGACTTGAACACGAGATCTTCGAGATGGGGCTGCCAACGAACCTCCATCCTCGCGATCTCGTCCTTCGAGAAAGGGTTCCGGAGATATGGGTTCGGTATGGTGCCGTTCACCCAACTCACGAAGGTCATGAACACCGTCAGGCCATCGCCCTGGTCAAAGGTGTCATCGAAAGTCGTGGGATATGGGCTTTCGGTGAGTTCGAGAGTTTGCGTCCATTTCTTATCGGGAGGTCGATCAACAAGCGCGATAAAGCGCAAAGTCACGGCCTTGCCGTCCAGCTGTAGGTAGCCGCTGCACCCGATGTGTGCAGGCAGCCGGTCGATGACTCGGCGCTTCGCGAGGCTGCGCTTCGATGCCTCACCATCGATCATCACTGCGCCGTCCCTGACCGGCTCTGCTCCGCCAGAAGGAGCATCATTCCCTCATAACCCACCTGCTGCGACGACAGGCCGAGTTCGGCGCAGGCTGAGGCCAGGGACGCAGCCTCTTTCCGATCGAACCAGCCGGCCATGACCTTGGTGCCCTGGCGGGCCATGGTGTGACCTTCGACCTTTCGAACGGCCGCGGCCTGCTGCTTCCTGATGAAATGGGAGATGCGAAGCTCGCTCAGCACCGGGTTGAAACCATCCTGCCCAAGGCGACGATTGATGGCCTTGGCCACTGTCTCCTGCAGGGTTTCACCCAGCGAAGCGGCGCGAACGCGGATCGCATCCGCTTCCGCCTCCGGGAGGTAGATGGTGACCTGGCGCTGCGAAAGACGCAGCGAAGGCTTCGAGATGGCGCCAAACGACAAGGGACTTCCTCCAATCGATGGGCGATTGTCGGGCACAGGATTGAATCCTTCAACATTCCTTCCGCGGCTATCCCCGTTTCATGCAACCGGTGGATGGGGAGGCATTCAGAATTGACCCATTCCTGCGGCGCCCCCATGGTTCGACGACGAATTCCTTCGAATCCATCAGGATCACCGATGCAACTTGCTCAGCCCATGCCGATCGAACTGCCCGTGGCAACGCAGCCCCAGGCCGAATACGGCGCCGCGTCCATCAAGGTCCTCAAGGGCCTCGATGCGGTTCGCAAGCGCCCGGGCATGTACATCGGCGATACCGATGATGGTTCGGGCCTGCATCACATGATCTGGGAAGGCGTCGACAACGCGATCGACGAGCATCTCGCCGGGCATGGCCTGGTCGTTGGGGTCACGCTGACCGCTGATGGCGGCGTCATGGTCTCCGACCAGGGCCGCGGCATCCCGGTCGCGATCCATCCGGAGGAAGGCATTCCGGCGGTCGAGGTCATCATGACCCAGCTGCACGCCGGCGGTAAGTTCGACCAAGCCTCCTACGAGGTTTCGGGCGGCTTGCACGGCGTCGGCATCTCGGTGGTGAATGCCCTTTCGTCTCGGCTTGAGGTCCGCGTCAAGCGCGACGGCCGTGAGCATTTCATGGCCTTCGAGGACGGCGAAACGGTGGAACAGCTTCGGGTTGTCGCCGAGGGTGTCGCCGGCACCGGCACCACTGTGCGCTTCTTCCCGTCGCCGAAGACCTTCACCGGCGTTACGAAGTTCGACCGCGCGATCGTCGAACGCCGCCTGCGCGAGCTCGCCTTCCTCAATCCGACCCTGACGATCGTCTTCACCGACGAGCGCGATGGCTCGGCTCCGGTGACGCTGCACTACAGCGGCGGCCTCAGCGAGTTCGTTCGCTATCGCGATGGGTCGAAGAAGTCGCTTTTGAAGGCGCCGATCACCGCCAAGGGCGAGCGTGGCATCGTCAAGGCTGAAGTCGCCCTGCAGTGGAACGACGGCTACAACGAGTCGCTCCTGGCCTTCACCAATACGATCCCGCAGAAAGACCACGGCACCCACGTCGCCGGCTTCCGCGGCGCCATGACGAAGGCCATTCAGGCCTATATCGAGGCCAATCCTCCGGGCAAGAAGCTGCGCGCGGAGATCACGGCCGAGGACATCCGCGAGGGCCTCACTGCGGTCATCTCCGTCAAGATGCCCGATCCGAAGTACTCCTCGCAGACCAAGGACAAGTTGGTCTCGTCGGAAGTCACCAACCCGGTACAGCAGATCGTCGGTGAGGCGGTGGCGGTGTGGCTGGACGAGAACCCGGCCGAAGCCAAGCAGGTTGTGACCAAGATCTGCGAAGCCGCCGAAGGCCGCGAGGCTGCGCGCCGCGCCCGCGAGCTTACCCGCAAGAGCGCGCTGTCCGTCACGTCGCTGCCGGGGAAGCTCGCCGACTGTCAGGAGCGCGATCCGGCCAAGTCCGAACTTTTCATCGTCGAGGGTGACTCGGCGGGCGGCTCCGCCAAGCAGGGCCGCTTCCGCGAGTTCCAGGCGATCCTGCCCCTCCGCGGCAAGATCCTCAATGTGGAGAGGGCTCGCTTCGACAAGGTGCTCCAGAACGAGCAGGTGGGAACGCTCATCACCGCGCTCGGCGCCGGCATCTCCACCGAGTTCGATCCGAGCAAGGTTCGCTACCACAAGATCATCATCATGACGGACGCCGACGTCGACGGCGCCCATATTCGCACGCTGCTCCTGACGTTCTTCTTCCGTCAGATGCGTCCGCTGATCGAGGCTGGCTTCATCTACGCCGCCCAGCCGCCGCTTTTCAGCGTGCAGCGCAAGCGCTCCAAGGATCGCATCTACCTCAAGGACGAAGCCGCGCTCGCCAAGCACCTCTTCGAGGCGGGCCTGGACGGCGCCGAGCTCAGCCGTGCGGATGGCACTGTTCTCAAGGGCGCAGAGCTGGTGGCTTTCGCCCTCCAAGCGAGCAAGGACGCCGAGCTCATCGAGAAGCTCGACATCAACATCGATTGCCCTGAGCTCTCGACTGCTCTCGCGATCTGGGGAGGCTGCAGCCCCTACGTGTTCCGAGAGGAGAAGTCGACGCTCGCGGCCGCAGAGTTCGTCGCGGGTCTCCTCGCCAAGCAGTCTGGCCTCGCGTGGAGCGGCCGTCTCAGCGACGACGGCTACGAGCTGACGCGGAAGGCGCGGAACGGCGTCATGACGACGTTCCGAGTCCGCTCCGAGCTGTCAAAGCTCTCCATCGGCAACGAACTGGTGAAGCGGATGGGAGAACTGAACGCCGCGTACAAGGGCGAGATGACCCTTCGATCGGGTTCCGAGGTCGTGACCATCAACGGCCCGCTGGAACTCGTGCGGACGGCGAAAGCCTGGGGCTCCGAAGGCGCTACGATCCAGCGCTACAAGGGCCTGGGTGAAATGAACCCCGACCAGCTCCGCGCGACCACGCTGGATCCCTCCGTTCGCGTCCTGAGGCAGATTACCCTGAAGGACGTTGAAGACGCCGAGCAGCGTGTCAGCACCCTGATGGGCGATGATCCCGAAAATAGGCGGGTCTTCGTGGTCGAAAATAGCGATTTGGCCCAGGTGGACGCGTAGGGGCGCGAATCCCGATTTATGGGGTCATGCCTCAATCCGGGATCTCGAAAACTCGGAATCTCCTGCAGCTCGAATGTTGCTCTACCCGGTCATGCTCGACAACCATCAGGACGATCGGCTGAAGGACCTCGCTCAGGCCCTCGCCGAAATCGGGGTCTCCGCTGGTCTGGAAGAGGGCAAGGATGGACGCATCGGCTTTTGGGTCGTCTATCCGGCGAGCGAGGGCAAATACCGCTTCCTGATGGCCGCAGCGAATGATGACGGCCTTATCGACGTGATGCAGGTCGACGCGCCATCTGTTCCCGGGCATTTCGCTGTCACGACGCTTGCGGCCATGCCGACGAGCCTGGTGTCAGCTGACGAGGAGATCTACCACCTCCGTGCGCTCGGGGTTCTGCCGGATCACATGAGGCCGTCCGGCGATGTCAGCGTCGGGATCGGGATCGCACTCTGCAAGCGGTTCTATGGAGACGTCATCGAGCAGGACGAACGCTTCGAGCTTATTCGGCGCGTAGCGAACTGGCTCGATGACCACGGGCTTGCTCGCCTTCGTGATCTCATAGGCGCCGACCGGATCGCCCTTTGCGAGACTGCGGTTCGGCTGGGCGGCGGCTGGCACGACAGCGGTCGCCATGGCCTGAGAGGGCTCCGATGGCCCTCGGACTCGGTTGGCGATGTTCGTGTCGCGATCGAGGCGTACCCAGCTCTCGCGTCGATTATCTTCTGGTCGCCTGCACTTCCGGGGACGCCAAAAGCCGTCGCCATGGAGACACTCGCGGAGTTCGATATCGCGTTGGACAAGCGGCAGGGGCTCCTTCGGCGCTTAGCGGGCGTCGACCTGCCTCCGCTCGGGATCAGCGCGTTACATGCCGCTGCCGACTTGCCTTTGGGTTGGGTCCCGACCAGGCATGACACAGTCGGATGGCATCGCTTCTCCGGCGCGCTCTCTCTATTCCGTCATCTGAAGGACGCGTTCGGGACGCCTCCGCATATCTCGGCCGGTGGGTACGGTGGGCGTTGGGATGAACTCGAAAGCAAAGTTTATCTGCTGTCTGGACGCCTCCTAACTGCCCCGGGCCTCCTTCCTGGATCCGCGATGGCATCAGAGCTCGTCGAGTTTGTGAGGAACCAGACCCACGACGTTACTTTCGACTTCTGCGAGACAATCATTGTGCCCCTGATGGCATCGCTTGGGCATGATGAGGTTGCCGCCAGCCGCGCGGGCTTTTTGACGGCGATCGGCGGCTTCCTGTTCGGAGATCGGTCGTTGGTCGCCGTCATGGAGGTGGCAAAGCGCTGGCACGACCGCGGCGTTCAGATCCCGACCCGTTTCAACACGTCTCGGACCTGGGAGGCGTGGCTCCCCGACTTTTCGATCTACGACCGCCTTTCGATCAAGCAGCTGACCACCAGTTGCGAACTCATAGACGAGGGGCGAATCGGCCCGGACGAGGGCGGCCTGGAGGGGCTGGCTCACTGCGTTGGCGGGTACGCCCCTCGCGCCTCTCGTGGCGATTGCGCCATCCTGTCCATCCGAACTGACGGCGCTCGTCTCTCAACCGCGGAACTGCGTTGGAAGGATGGGCAGTTCCAGGTTCTGCAGCACTATGGCAAGGGAAACACGCCGCCTCCTATCGAAGCCGAAAGCGCGCTCAAGCGATATCTCCGATGCTTCGCTGACGGCATTCTCGCCGTCGATCTCGAAGCACTCGCTCGGGTCAGGGCGAGAGCCCGGTCCGACGCGACCGCGGTTTGC
The Bosea sp. ANAM02 genome window above contains:
- a CDS encoding PcfJ domain-containing protein, whose amino-acid sequence is MRESVAILTPSSQRLERLVGLREHLDNLLEGAPSKPGHPLIAKCRAVAAAHPLPSEPIRVEAMYLYRKTVGHRVVDKASAIGIAHALVNRKSQKVVVLGNMPKAVASRAGLRRVSNRRFSKDPVEHERIATDLGNVLQTWSLRFVAGRDTGWHSALVVRVPQRADETHGTRFHFFVAMDDLGTVTRELFLPDAEQLPVPLSEEGDAVLRSLVTQALTQNQQEKFPDLTPDENLFVLGMSMRPPLDIERFTGFGETVKVMLMRGERAALARFRRSFASAIIDHAARSQRPFADRLGAVGFFRARAGWNATDYQLAQELRKTLPWLEWRHLLYGPVQAGFRARKPLASFIQTLFGLKGLHRKTLKALVGVRLTHGFRYEALEQGVHAYEKLLSANAHAPVPSGRDFKTLAWMASNFAEVDAPGFTRVVNCYRDERGVLSSVKASNVPSVFRWISGQIATATGIELIWARKAGLEVVFPENRDLDGLDKLDRDWHLVSRALSDAERRDNDWARTQCMPDTEVIEELTAQLYPHLISEPKRFGEVTITPLVTTEQFFAEGREMLHCVASYAGDAAVGRSLILGLSSPAGRSTLELVLHLCEQTGYRLAIQQLKGVDNGDPPADHLPAVLEFVRTFEIEDLEALLLRIQAAHKAGEELAAVGTPTPEMKAWLASQAMDRVRPFLPRSWRRLDGQKLRDLIDKTISTPAARQAAIARTRAAIAPRQPEATLHAA
- a CDS encoding DNA gyrase subunit B, giving the protein MPIELPVATQPQAEYGAASIKVLKGLDAVRKRPGMYIGDTDDGSGLHHMIWEGVDNAIDEHLAGHGLVVGVTLTADGGVMVSDQGRGIPVAIHPEEGIPAVEVIMTQLHAGGKFDQASYEVSGGLHGVGISVVNALSSRLEVRVKRDGREHFMAFEDGETVEQLRVVAEGVAGTGTTVRFFPSPKTFTGVTKFDRAIVERRLRELAFLNPTLTIVFTDERDGSAPVTLHYSGGLSEFVRYRDGSKKSLLKAPITAKGERGIVKAEVALQWNDGYNESLLAFTNTIPQKDHGTHVAGFRGAMTKAIQAYIEANPPGKKLRAEITAEDIREGLTAVISVKMPDPKYSSQTKDKLVSSEVTNPVQQIVGEAVAVWLDENPAEAKQVVTKICEAAEGREAARRARELTRKSALSVTSLPGKLADCQERDPAKSELFIVEGDSAGGSAKQGRFREFQAILPLRGKILNVERARFDKVLQNEQVGTLITALGAGISTEFDPSKVRYHKIIIMTDADVDGAHIRTLLLTFFFRQMRPLIEAGFIYAAQPPLFSVQRKRSKDRIYLKDEAALAKHLFEAGLDGAELSRADGTVLKGAELVAFALQASKDAELIEKLDINIDCPELSTALAIWGGCSPYVFREEKSTLAAAEFVAGLLAKQSGLAWSGRLSDDGYELTRKARNGVMTTFRVRSELSKLSIGNELVKRMGELNAAYKGEMTLRSGSEVVTINGPLELVRTAKAWGSEGATIQRYKGLGEMNPDQLRATTLDPSVRVLRQITLKDVEDAEQRVSTLMGDDPENRRVFVVENSDLAQVDA
- a CDS encoding PcfJ domain-containing protein, with translation MLLYPVMLDNHQDDRLKDLAQALAEIGVSAGLEEGKDGRIGFWVVYPASEGKYRFLMAAANDDGLIDVMQVDAPSVPGHFAVTTLAAMPTSLVSADEEIYHLRALGVLPDHMRPSGDVSVGIGIALCKRFYGDVIEQDERFELIRRVANWLDDHGLARLRDLIGADRIALCETAVRLGGGWHDSGRHGLRGLRWPSDSVGDVRVAIEAYPALASIIFWSPALPGTPKAVAMETLAEFDIALDKRQGLLRRLAGVDLPPLGISALHAAADLPLGWVPTRHDTVGWHRFSGALSLFRHLKDAFGTPPHISAGGYGGRWDELESKVYLLSGRLLTAPGLLPGSAMASELVEFVRNQTHDVTFDFCETIIVPLMASLGHDEVAASRAGFLTAIGGFLFGDRSLVAVMEVAKRWHDRGVQIPTRFNTSRTWEAWLPDFSIYDRLSIKQLTTSCELIDEGRIGPDEGGLEGLAHCVGGYAPRASRGDCAILSIRTDGARLSTAELRWKDGQFQVLQHYGKGNTPPPIEAESALKRYLRCFADGILAVDLEALARVRARARSDATAVCGYDWREAGAIERVLDLWRPYLAKNRQGITLDELADLFCLSPSTGMMMR